Within the Arachis duranensis cultivar V14167 chromosome 10, aradu.V14167.gnm2.J7QH, whole genome shotgun sequence genome, the region AATTTGGGCTAAGCCTTCAAAATTGCAAGCCATGTCATTCTGATTTTGCGCTTGGTAGTACATATTAAATGCATATGAGGCATTCCCATTAGCATCAAGATTGTTGCATGAAGAACCATATCCTAATGCAGTGCAATCCGCAAATGTGCAAGCATAGTTTATATTATCAGCTAGTTTGCTAAGATCCGTGGCATCTGGATTGAACATGCACCATTTTGGGTCCAAGTAAATCACATTCTTAGCACCCactaatattttgttttgaccTTGACCAGAAAGATCCATTGGGAACTTAGGTTGTCCATCATACCTGTTACAATCAAAAATGTTAAAtcatctaattatttttaactatcaacttcactgCGAAATGATAAAAGATTAAGTCAATACCGGAATATTCCCCAATGACGCTCAAAGTTGCCAGGAGCAATGCTCTTAGCATCCTCATCAATAAGGCCAAAGAGATAAACTTGAAGGTGCCCTGGTCTTAGAGGTGTACCTTTACTTGATGAAATCCTTGGAAGAAGTCCATTATAGAACCTTACAGCATTGGCCACGTTGGCATTCTTGTCTCCATCTGTGGGCCACCCTACTTCTCCAACCAAGATTGCCATGTCACCATACCCAACCCCTTTGAGAGCAGAAACCAAAGTGTCAAAATTTGCATCAAAGACATTGGTGTAAAGAACCCCATTGTCGTTTATGGGGTTGGATACCCCATCAAAGAAGGCATAGTCAAAAGGGAAATCATCATTGCCATAGAGACTCAAGAATGGGTAGATGTTAACGGTGAATGGTGCATTGTTGTTGTGCAAGAATTGCACTATTTGTGTCATGAGATCTGATATGTCAGGCCTAAAATGTTTTGTAGGGCAGGCATGGTCACATTCAAGAATGAATTGTTGTATGATTTCAAGAATGGTTCGTTCCCAACTGCTACATATCTGTAGTATACAATATGCATAAATATTATGCTCACTTAATACTTGTAAactcttttaattaaaaaactatATGATTAGTGATGATCAAACTATTATTATAGGATGATTCAGAATAGTTTGTATGTTGGAGAAATGAAGTGGAAGATGAAGATTAGATCAaaagcattgaaaaaaaaaagaagttaatCACCTTTGTTGTAAAAATAACATCATATCATTAAAAATTGGAAAAGTATAGAGTACCAACATCTTAttgtcaataataattaattattatattctaaacacatatataaagagacacatcaagaaaatatatttacaaagacacttctattaaacacaattataaaaaagatatttttattagacacatccacaAAGACACTTCCATTAAACACATTTATAAATAAGAGTGGGTAGAAGTTGGCAGAAATACTGGTAACGTAACGGGactgttaaaaattattatctttatctttcaCCGAGTAAAAGGCTCTATACTATTattgcatcaaaattaatcTCATCAAAATGAAACTCAACAAAAGAATACTAATACTACTACTATTTAGAAGACAGAGAAGTAGCATTATGATGAAATGAAATTGAtagatataaattaaaagaaaataatgaacTGACTTGATGTTAACTCCACCCTTGAAGTTGTAACTGGTAACATTCTTTCTGACCCACTGAACAGCTCGATCATAGCTAGTCATGGCAGCAAGCTGGTCATTGGGAATGGCAACCATAACTTCAATCCCAGACCCAGCAAGTGCACTCATGATTCTTCCATCTGCATCAAACAGTTTCACTTTCTCTATTCCATTGTCCTTCATCATCTGCACCACTGTGTCTGCTCTCAATTGCTGTGTAGCTTGTGTTCCCCAATTCACTCCAACCCCTTCCACACACCAACTCATCATAATAATTATACTAATCACTTCAACAACTGCTTCTACCATAACCCATCTCTCAAACCATTTCCTCCCCATTATAATACAAGTATTTGTAAATACAAGAAAAAATTAACTGTTTAATAATAAGAAGTTAAAATAGGATGCCAAGTATTGAAAACTTTCCttatatatgaaaataaaagtaaCTGTTTTACTAATGATACGCGAAACTTCACGATGAACTGAATGAGAATTAATAAGGAATTCGTCAAATATATGAGttaagaattaaaaagaaaggAACTTCTcttttggtaattttaattaattacttattaTTTGTTTACTCTATTGGCCTATTTCTACTTAACAGCGACAAACGTGGAACGCTCAAgacactaaaaataataataataataataacataaacccagaaaaaaagatacaatcttctcattttattttgtgttagtTATAATAGAACCTTGTTTTTTGCAGTGGACTGAGACGATGTGATAAAAGCTGAAACTTATAACAACCAGCTATATattgaaggagaaaaagaaaagaaaagaataatgaaGTGTGTTTTGCTTTGCTTAGTGAAGATGGAGAAAAATGGAAggtagaaagaaaaagaaagtgtgTGTTGTTGATATCATGGCCATGTTCTTCCCCCCGTGAAGCTGGGGTTTGGTTTCTTGAAATTGAAAGTGATGGCTTCTGAGTTTTACAATTTACACAAAGAAGAGTGGGTCGAGGTGCTGGCTTGTCTCCTCTTTGGTTacttcaaaatatataaataaataaaaacgaaGAATCACGTGTATTCACGTAAAATTGATAGTTAAAAGTTAGGATTTGGatcttctaaagtttgaatttcactttagagagtaaagtgtgatctttcaCCATTGATTTCATAGGTgggaccaagaataaatatgaaagagaaactatttaagagtagaagatcacactttattctctaaagtgaaaatcaaactttagaggatccaaatattagataacaattaattaaatatattaaattatttaataatttttaattattaattttatataaattttaactataaataaattatcattgAACGAATTAATATGTTATTGAAATAGATTTTGCCATCTTAAACGAGTGAAAATAATAATGGATAATAGAATTGATGGGGACAGTGTAGAGTGTCGGCTTCCACATGAATGTGTTGCTGTTTACCAATAAATAAGGGTGTTAAGTGTAAATCTTTGGAGTCAGATGGTCGGTGATTGCATCGAACTCCACCTCACCATCGGAAAATGAGAAATTCTAAGAAATGTTACCTTTTCAATAATATCAAGTTAATTCCCactgtaattttaaaatttaaattatattttactttattcTAAAACTCATTCTTTGTGTGTAATTCAGGGAATGTTATTTGTCCAATCCTCTTTTTGACTAACTTATTTTTTAGGTAAAATATAATTCGTTTTTAAAAAGTTGTATTAAAAAGATCAACTATATTGAGTGTTAGGGGataataaattttgtgatttgtagtcaTCAAGTAACaatgtttttaatggtgtgagattttatcCAACCGTGTAGAATTactcactttttttttgttgggact harbors:
- the LOC107471737 gene encoding LOW QUALITY PROTEIN: glucan endo-1,3-beta-glucosidase 8-like (The sequence of the model RefSeq protein was modified relative to this genomic sequence to represent the inferred CDS: inserted 1 base in 1 codon), which encodes MGRKWFERWVMVEAVVEVISIIIMMSWCVEGVGVNWGTQATQQLRADTVVQMMKDNGIEKVKLFDADGRIMSALAGSGIEVMVAIPNDQLAAMTSYDRAVQWVRKNVTSYNFKGGVNIKYVAVGNEPFLKSYNNSFLNVTMPALQNXFRPDISDLMTQIVQFLHNNNAPFTVNIYPFLSLYGNDDFPFDYAFFDGVSNPINDNGVLYTNVFDANFDTLVSALKGVGYGDMAILVGEVGWPTDGDKNANVANAVRFYNGLLPRISSSKGTPLRPGHLQVYLFGLIDEDAKSIAPGNFERHWGIFRYDGQPKFPMDLSGQGQNKILVGAKNVIYLDPKWCMFNPDATDLSKLADNINYACTFADCTALGYGSSCNNLDANGNASYAFNMYYQAQNQNDMACNFEGLAQITMKNISTPTCDFIIQINPSSSSSLTPSSAVAFLFIALAMILFF